GCACCCCGACGCCGGTGGCGATGCCAATCGCCATCAGTGGACGCTCCCGCACCGGCTTCTCAATGCGAGGCCGCAAGGTGGTGTTGAGCTCATCGAGCAGGTTTTCCAGCTGAGCCTCCAAGGGCGCCAGGTTGTCCGCCAGGCGACTGGTCTGGTCCCCCGCCACCTCGAGGAGGTCGAGCAGCTGGTCCTTGACCGCACTAGCGGTGCGGCCGGTCTGGCTGGAAATCACCTCAACCACTTCATCAAAACTGCCCCGAGTGGCCTCCAGGGTCTGGCGGGCAACCGCCGGCCACTCCCGCTGAATGGTGGGGATCAGGGTCTCAAAACGGTCGCGGAAGCCCTCGGGGCTGGCGGCGCGGGGAGGCGTTTCGGCGTTCATGGCAGTTCTGCGGTCATGGGGACAGGGGGCGACTGCGAAGCTCAGTCCTCAAGGTAAGGAGGGGGTTGAGCTTTCGAAAGCCTCCGCTACATTTCTGCTGCTCGGCGCACGGGCCTGTTGGTTCACATCAATCAGGTCGAGCTCACCCACTTCAAGTCCTTTGGCGGCTCGATCACGATCCCGCTGCAAGAAGGTTTCACGGTGGTCACGGGCCCCAACGGCTCCGGCAAGAGCAACATCCTTGATGCGGTGTTGTTTTGTCTGGGCCTGGCCAGCAGCCGCGGCATGCGGGCAGATCGTCTGCCCGATCTAATCAACAGCGCCATGCTGCGCGAGGGCAAGGTCGCCGAAACCTCGGTGAGCGTGCGCTTTGACCTCAGTGAGTGGCAACCCGACCAGGCCGAAGCTGGCCTGGAGCCGCCAGAAGAAGGGCCCTGGATCAAGCCAGGTCAACAGGAGTGGACCGTTAGCCGGCGCCTGCGGGTTGCCCCCGGCGGCACCTACGCCAGCAGCTTCAGCGCCGATGGGGTGAATTGCAATCTGCAGCAGCTCCAGAGCCAGCTGCGGCGCCTACGGGTGGATCCTGAAGGCAGCAATGTGGTCATGCAGGGTGACGTCACCCGCATCGTCTCGATGAGCGCCCGGGACCGGCGCGGCATCATCGACGAGCTGGCTGGTGTCGCCCTATTCGACAGCCGTATCGAACAGAGCCGCGGCAAGCTTGACGAGGTGCAGGAGCGTCAGGAGCGCTGCTCAATCGTGCAGCAGGAGCTGCTCAGCTCCCGCCTGAAACTTGAGCGCGACTGCGCCAAGGCCCGCACCTATCAAGACTTGCGCCAGCGCCACCACAACGGCCGCCTGCAGGAGCAGGTGCTGGCCTTTGAAGCAGCCCAGGCGAACCAGGCTGCCCTGCTGCAACGCAGCGCCAGCCTCGCCAGTCAGCAACTGGCTGAACGTGAGGAGATCAGCGAGGGCGAAACGGGCCTGGCTGCTGCCGCCACCGC
The genomic region above belongs to Cyanobium sp. Tous-M-B4 and contains:
- a CDS encoding glycine zipper domain-containing protein encodes the protein MNAETPPRAASPEGFRDRFETLIPTIQREWPAVARQTLEATRGSFDEVVEVISSQTGRTASAVKDQLLDLLEVAGDQTSRLADNLAPLEAQLENLLDELNTTLRPRIEKPVRERPLMAIGIATGVGVLLGLLLASGRRSS